From one Conexibacter woesei Iso977N genomic stretch:
- a CDS encoding ABC transporter permease: protein MSDALTLAWHQYRLERKMFWRNPSAAFFNFLLPLLFLALFGAIFAGNQKNLNVLIPGIAGMSIMATTFSSLVMNLTFLREQGVLKRMKGTPLPEGSYLLGVFGNAVANAVIQLALVIIAGDLIFGTGWPKDWVELLVYTAFGVVCLASLGVAWSHIVPNYDAAAAYNNIIFLPVIFISGVFYDVNDAPQFLLHLAQVLPLVHIIDGLSGALVSGRSLSDNASGLCIVCVWTLIGLFFAIRGFRWDARRSD, encoded by the coding sequence ATGTCCGACGCGTTGACCCTGGCGTGGCACCAGTACCGCCTCGAGCGCAAGATGTTCTGGCGCAACCCGAGCGCCGCGTTCTTCAACTTCCTGCTGCCGCTGCTGTTCCTCGCGCTCTTCGGCGCGATCTTCGCCGGCAACCAGAAGAACCTCAACGTCCTGATCCCCGGCATCGCGGGGATGTCGATCATGGCCACCACCTTCTCGTCGTTGGTCATGAACTTGACGTTCCTGCGCGAGCAGGGCGTGCTGAAGCGGATGAAGGGCACGCCGCTGCCCGAGGGCTCCTACCTGCTCGGCGTGTTCGGCAATGCCGTCGCCAACGCGGTGATCCAGCTCGCGCTGGTGATCATCGCGGGCGATCTGATCTTCGGGACCGGCTGGCCCAAGGACTGGGTCGAGCTGCTGGTGTACACGGCGTTCGGCGTCGTCTGCCTGGCGTCGCTGGGCGTCGCGTGGTCGCACATCGTCCCGAACTACGACGCGGCCGCGGCGTACAACAACATCATCTTCCTGCCGGTGATCTTCATCTCCGGCGTCTTCTACGACGTCAACGACGCGCCGCAGTTCCTGCTCCACCTCGCGCAGGTGCTGCCGCTCGTGCACATCATCGACGGCCTGTCAGGCGCGCTGGTGTCGGGGCGGTCGCTGAGCGACAACGCATCCGGGCTGTGCATCGTGTGCGTGTGGACGCTGATCGGGCTGTTCTTCGCGATCCGCGGCTTCCGCTGGGACGCGCGGCGCTCGGACTGA